The Dethiosulfovibrio peptidovorans DSM 11002 genome has a window encoding:
- a CDS encoding Synerg-CTERM sorting domain-containing protein yields MTKRFVSLFLLAFLAVAVFSCPTWASAFSQPQKPSDPIPADNAVDVPLDQTLSWARCYNEDGTPIAGYTIQVRNEKGTYMSSGSISSIGPSRITFETSGFYPGDKYTWEVSARDNKGSTWKSKFSFTTTAVALQTGKAILAYSIPGQVSSIIDSSAHTVTVTMPSGTDVSSMVAEFTLSDGASSEVGGVAQISKKTANDFTNPVTYRVTAEDKSVRDWVVTVNVAPAPRIGKDITSYSIPGQVSSIIDSSAHTVTVTMPSGTDVSSMVAEFTLSGGASSEVDGVAQISKKTANDFTNPVTYRVTAEDKSVQNWVVTVNVAPAPRIGKDITSYSVPGQVSSIIDSSAHTVTVTMPSGTDVSSMVAEFTLSDGASSEVGGVAQISKKTANDFTNPVTYRVTAEDKSVRDWVVTVNVAPAPRVGKDITSYSIPGQVSSIIDSSAHTVTVTMPSGTDVSSLVADFTLSDGASAEIGSLSQESGVTANDFTSPVSYKIIAEDKSFLNWTVTVYLDTDPVTPVIPKVEPSDIEPFKLEDEDISSDSGAKPMTSSETADIVNGNGDLLKLFSEDKVAEIVAVNLDGDVKDIKFPAKKDHAKNVTDIAVKYEGSQAITPVIVQIKNNDSDDGDNFDLSLPVAQIRSLMANVSNNTLTFRLKISSKESVIMFNGRNLVAERLATVEEKDGEYYVVVNVSNRPGTGLTFEDLSGSVFAVDTEEHLIQTIMEKIGSRNYSYQDLVNMGLLNLDSFKWYEYKSEIDKLVDPVKEDIQKAIDAINTAKPVPASSGSGGAGCSIGGIAPAALFLLLPLLLFQKK; encoded by the coding sequence ATGACAAAAAGGTTTGTAAGTCTGTTCTTGTTGGCCTTTCTAGCGGTGGCAGTATTTTCTTGTCCCACCTGGGCCTCGGCTTTCTCACAGCCTCAAAAACCGTCAGATCCCATACCAGCGGACAATGCCGTCGATGTTCCATTGGACCAAACGTTATCCTGGGCACGCTGTTACAACGAGGATGGAACTCCGATAGCAGGATATACTATTCAAGTAAGAAACGAAAAGGGAACGTACATGAGCAGTGGAAGTATTTCATCTATAGGGCCAAGTAGAATCACTTTCGAAACGTCCGGCTTTTACCCGGGGGATAAGTACACGTGGGAAGTTAGTGCTAGGGACAACAAAGGGAGTACCTGGAAAAGTAAGTTTAGTTTTACGACGACAGCCGTAGCTTTGCAGACCGGAAAAGCAATTCTTGCGTACTCTATTCCCGGTCAGGTGAGCTCTATAATTGACAGCTCCGCTCATACTGTCACCGTGACCATGCCTAGCGGCACGGATGTATCGTCTATGGTGGCTGAGTTTACCCTCTCCGATGGAGCCTCTTCTGAGGTCGGCGGAGTAGCTCAGATAAGCAAAAAGACCGCCAACGACTTTACGAATCCCGTTACCTATAGAGTTACCGCCGAGGATAAAAGCGTTCGAGACTGGGTAGTCACGGTAAACGTTGCCCCAGCTCCAAGGATCGGCAAGGATATAACCAGTTACTCTATTCCCGGTCAGGTGAGTTCTATAATCGACAGCTCCGCTCATACCGTCACCGTGACCATGCCTAGCGGAACGGATGTATCCTCTATGGTGGCCGAATTTACCCTCTCAGGTGGAGCCTCTTCTGAGGTTGACGGAGTAGCCCAGATAAGCAAAAAGACCGCCAACGACTTTACGAATCCCGTTACCTATAGAGTTACCGCCGAGGATAAAAGCGTTCAGAACTGGGTAGTCACGGTAAACGTTGCCCCGGCTCCAAGAATCGGCAAGGATATAACCAGTTACTCTGTTCCCGGTCAGGTGAGCTCTATAATCGACAGCTCCGCTCATACCGTCACCGTGACCATGCCTAGCGGCACGGATGTATCGTCTATGGTGGCTGAGTTTACCCTCTCCGATGGAGCCTCTTCTGAGGTCGGCGGAGTAGCTCAGATAAGCAAAAAGACCGCCAACGACTTTACGAATCCCGTTACCTATAGAGTTACCGCCGAGGATAAAAGCGTTCGAGACTGGGTAGTCACGGTAAACGTTGCCCCAGCTCCAAGGGTCGGCAAGGATATAACCAGCTACTCTATTCCCGGTCAGGTGAGCTCTATAATCGACAGCTCCGCTCATACCGTCACCGTGACCATGCCTAGCGGAACGGATGTATCCTCTCTGGTGGCTGATTTTACCCTCTCCGATGGAGCCTCCGCTGAGATTGGATCTCTAAGTCAGGAGAGTGGGGTAACCGCTAATGATTTTACATCCCCCGTCTCTTACAAGATAATCGCAGAAGATAAGTCTTTTCTGAATTGGACTGTCACGGTATATCTAGATACCGATCCTGTTACACCGGTGATACCAAAGGTTGAGCCTTCCGATATAGAACCTTTTAAATTGGAAGATGAAGATATAAGCTCTGACAGTGGAGCAAAGCCTATGACTTCCAGTGAGACAGCAGACATAGTCAACGGCAACGGAGATCTTTTGAAATTATTTAGCGAGGATAAAGTAGCGGAGATAGTTGCCGTGAATCTTGACGGTGATGTAAAGGATATAAAGTTTCCTGCAAAGAAGGATCACGCTAAGAACGTGACGGATATAGCCGTTAAATACGAAGGCTCTCAGGCTATAACTCCTGTGATTGTTCAGATAAAAAACAATGACTCTGATGATGGAGATAACTTTGATTTATCTCTTCCTGTGGCCCAGATCAGGTCTCTTATGGCGAACGTCTCCAATAACACCCTGACCTTCCGTCTTAAAATCTCCTCAAAAGAAAGCGTGATAATGTTCAACGGGAGAAATTTGGTAGCGGAAAGACTCGCTACAGTAGAGGAAAAGGACGGGGAGTACTACGTTGTTGTAAATGTGTCCAATCGTCCAGGGACTGGTTTAACCTTCGAGGATCTATCGGGGTCCGTCTTTGCTGTGGATACGGAAGAGCATCTGATACAGACTATCATGGAAAAGATAGGCTCAAGGAATTATAGCTATCAGGATCTTGTGAACATGGGATTATTGAATCTTGATTCGTTTAAATGGTATGAATATAAGAGTGAAATAGATAAACTGGTGGATCCAGTAAAAGAGGATATTCAAAAAGCTATCGATGCAATCAATACCGCAAAGCCTGTTCCCGCAAGCAGTGGAAGCGGTGGCGCTGGATGCTCTATAGGTGGGATTGCCCCAGCGGCACTTTTCTTGCTCTTGCCTTTGCTCCTGTTCCAGAAAAAATAA
- a CDS encoding site-2 protease family protein, giving the protein MSGQIADILLTLPAVLWAISFHEFCHGWVAYQLGDPTARDAGRLTLNPLAHFDVIGAIMLLLFHFGWAKPVPIDPRYFGKPRRDMVLVSVAGVAGNIFTALVVGLILRFFPGPFMASPALGRVMILMVYVNVGLAVFNLIPIPPLDGSKLIYPLIPRSWMKGWFYLERYGMIVLLLLIAVGVVGAIMRPVMYLFLRLILA; this is encoded by the coding sequence ATGTCTGGACAAATCGCCGATATACTTCTGACCCTGCCTGCCGTGCTCTGGGCCATATCCTTTCACGAATTCTGCCATGGTTGGGTGGCCTATCAGCTGGGAGACCCCACCGCCAGAGACGCCGGCAGACTTACGTTGAACCCCTTGGCCCACTTCGACGTCATAGGGGCCATAATGTTGCTGTTGTTCCATTTCGGATGGGCCAAGCCTGTTCCCATCGACCCACGTTACTTCGGCAAGCCAAGGAGGGACATGGTGTTGGTCTCGGTGGCAGGGGTGGCGGGGAACATCTTCACCGCTTTGGTCGTAGGTCTGATACTGCGTTTCTTTCCCGGTCCCTTCATGGCCAGCCCGGCTCTCGGAAGGGTCATGATACTGATGGTCTACGTAAACGTAGGGCTTGCGGTGTTCAACCTCATCCCCATCCCCCCTCTGGACGGATCGAAATTGATTTACCCTCTTATTCCCCGATCCTGGATGAAGGGCTGGTTCTACCTTGAGAGGTACGGAATGATAGTGTTGTTGCTTTTGATCGCAGTCGGGGTGGTCGGGGCAATAATGCGCCCGGTCATGTACCTTTTTCTGAGACTTATACTGGCTTGA
- a CDS encoding aminotransferase class IV codes for MDGNFLPFDRAALPLSDHIILRGIGVFDLVRTYGRRPMMMTYHLERLLKSASALGIENKLGVEAMKSIVREGIGRMDGDGEVLVNFYITGGDNFVDGCRFPDPRYFVSFQDLVLPDKELYVKGVRLFPLDRARLMPSAKSIDYSAALAKNSVDPGALEVLYCPGGGITEAGHSSFFMIKDGKVVTAPDDVVLAGTTRSLLLQILTENEIDLELRVPSLEELSEAQEAFITGSVKEIMPVVQVGDITVGDGDPGEVTGRIRKLYRENIPRWLE; via the coding sequence ATGGACGGAAACTTCCTTCCCTTTGATCGTGCCGCTCTTCCTCTCTCGGATCACATAATACTTCGAGGCATAGGAGTCTTCGATCTCGTCAGGACCTACGGCAGAAGGCCCATGATGATGACCTATCATCTGGAGAGACTCTTGAAATCCGCTTCGGCCCTGGGAATAGAGAACAAGCTTGGAGTGGAGGCTATGAAATCCATAGTCAGAGAGGGAATCGGCCGGATGGATGGAGACGGAGAGGTTCTGGTGAACTTCTACATAACCGGAGGAGATAATTTCGTGGACGGATGTCGTTTCCCCGATCCCCGTTATTTCGTTTCCTTTCAGGACCTGGTTCTTCCCGATAAGGAGCTTTACGTCAAGGGAGTCCGGCTTTTTCCCCTGGACAGAGCTAGGCTGATGCCTTCGGCGAAAAGCATAGACTACAGTGCCGCCTTGGCAAAAAACAGCGTCGATCCCGGGGCCCTTGAAGTGCTTTACTGTCCAGGGGGCGGAATAACCGAGGCGGGACACAGCAGTTTCTTCATGATAAAAGACGGAAAGGTCGTAACCGCTCCGGACGACGTGGTTCTAGCCGGAACCACCCGATCTCTTCTCCTTCAGATACTGACGGAAAACGAGATCGACCTGGAGCTGCGGGTTCCGTCTCTGGAGGAGCTGTCCGAGGCCCAGGAGGCCTTTATAACCGGATCGGTGAAGGAAATAATGCCGGTCGTTCAGGTAGGGGACATAACGGTGGGGGACGGCGATCCCGGAGAAGTTACCGGTAGGATAAGGAAGCTCTACCGAGAGAACATCCCGAGATGGCTGGAGTAG
- a CDS encoding ACT domain-containing protein → MSGFSIDTIVCDVDVAKVAVLGVPDRPGIAAHLFSALKEAQVPVEMVIQSVMRGDVNDIAFLIKDSRIGEAIDVCRKMPGEIGAQGVTFDTEICRVALYGKGFSGRPELLSDVFSALAERGINLEMIVETPESLCCILAKSRSEEALDILKKRFDS, encoded by the coding sequence ATGTCCGGTTTTTCCATAGATACCATCGTCTGCGACGTCGATGTCGCTAAAGTGGCGGTGCTGGGGGTTCCCGATCGTCCCGGCATAGCGGCCCATCTTTTTTCCGCCCTTAAAGAGGCTCAGGTACCAGTCGAGATGGTCATCCAGAGCGTCATGAGAGGAGACGTAAACGACATAGCCTTTCTGATAAAGGACTCCCGCATAGGAGAGGCCATAGACGTCTGTCGCAAGATGCCCGGCGAAATAGGCGCCCAGGGGGTGACCTTCGATACAGAAATATGTCGAGTGGCCCTTTATGGAAAGGGCTTTTCCGGCCGTCCCGAACTGCTGTCCGACGTCTTTTCCGCCCTGGCCGAGAGGGGCATAAACCTGGAGATGATAGTGGAGACTCCAGAATCTCTGTGTTGCATCCTGGCTAAATCCAGATCGGAAGAGGCGTTGGATATTCTCAAGAAAAGGTTCGATTCCTGA
- the brxF gene encoding BREX-3 system P-loop-containing protein BrxF, whose protein sequence is MVDPIENQVIRLLEAAEDLYHRLVLIVGKSGSGKTSVVQNLAKLYDVEPININLCLSKELLELTGKQRQLRLGRILAQTVNGNGDKVFLDNIEILFDVELKQDPLRLLQGISRNLTVVASWNGTFEKGKLIYAEPGHREYRSYDLTDTLVVSVSGEATLNLKKTKRG, encoded by the coding sequence ATGGTAGATCCAATAGAAAATCAAGTGATACGATTGCTCGAAGCAGCGGAAGATCTATATCACCGTCTTGTGTTGATAGTTGGAAAAAGTGGTTCCGGTAAAACTTCCGTTGTTCAAAATTTGGCAAAACTGTATGATGTCGAGCCTATCAATATCAATCTGTGCCTATCGAAGGAGTTGCTTGAATTAACTGGAAAACAAAGGCAATTGAGGTTGGGCAGGATTTTAGCACAGACAGTCAACGGGAATGGGGACAAGGTTTTTCTGGACAACATTGAGATCCTTTTTGATGTTGAGCTTAAGCAGGATCCGTTGCGCTTGTTGCAGGGAATATCCCGAAATTTAACTGTTGTGGCATCTTGGAATGGCACCTTTGAAAAAGGCAAGCTGATATATGCGGAGCCAGGTCACCGAGAATATAGAAGTTACGATTTAACAGACACTCTGGTTGTCAGCGTGAGCGGTGAGGCTACGTTAAATTTAAAAAAAACTAAGCGAGGGTAG
- the thrC gene encoding threonine synthase, whose translation MAQGILRRYGEHLPITDRTPDLSLCEGSTPLIPLINLGRELSVELYAKFDGLNPTGSFKDRGMVLAVAKALEEGARSVVCASTGNTSASAAAYAARAGIPCFVVLPSGNVAMGKLAQAIAYGAKVVPIEDNFDVALDLARKGAEEMGMAIVNSVNPYRLMGQRSASWEICDELGDRPDWLVLPVGNAGNISAYREGFDYYSSLGRCSGLPRMVGVQASGSAPLALGREFPEPETVATAIRIGRPVNAEKAKKAVSDSGGAFLAVDDEDILEAQRLLAGRDGIFAEPASCAGVAGLMKLKERGELPEGIRIVTVLTGNGLKDPDALLSRISPIEPVKAQWSVLEEIFRS comes from the coding sequence ATGGCTCAGGGAATTTTAAGGAGATACGGGGAACATCTTCCTATAACGGACAGAACTCCCGATCTGTCTCTCTGCGAGGGTAGCACCCCGCTTATCCCTCTGATAAATCTCGGTAGGGAGCTCTCCGTCGAGCTTTACGCTAAATTCGACGGTTTAAACCCCACCGGGTCCTTCAAGGACAGAGGGATGGTCCTGGCGGTGGCTAAGGCACTGGAGGAAGGGGCCCGTTCTGTGGTCTGTGCCTCCACAGGCAACACCTCCGCCTCCGCCGCTGCCTACGCCGCCAGGGCAGGTATCCCCTGCTTCGTGGTCCTACCTTCCGGCAACGTGGCCATGGGCAAGCTCGCCCAGGCCATCGCCTACGGAGCTAAGGTAGTACCTATAGAGGACAATTTCGACGTCGCTCTTGACCTTGCAAGAAAAGGGGCGGAGGAGATGGGCATGGCGATAGTCAACTCGGTCAACCCTTATAGGCTTATGGGACAGAGAAGCGCCTCCTGGGAGATCTGCGACGAGCTGGGCGATCGGCCCGACTGGTTGGTGTTGCCTGTGGGCAACGCTGGAAACATCTCCGCCTACAGGGAAGGCTTCGATTACTATTCCTCTTTGGGACGCTGCTCCGGATTGCCCCGGATGGTAGGAGTTCAGGCTTCCGGTTCGGCCCCTCTGGCATTGGGACGGGAGTTTCCCGAACCGGAAACCGTGGCGACCGCCATAAGGATAGGCCGTCCGGTAAACGCGGAGAAAGCAAAAAAAGCCGTATCCGACAGCGGGGGAGCCTTTCTCGCGGTGGACGACGAAGATATACTAGAAGCCCAGAGGCTCTTGGCCGGTAGGGATGGGATCTTCGCCGAGCCCGCTTCCTGTGCCGGAGTGGCGGGACTGATGAAACTGAAGGAACGGGGCGAGTTGCCCGAGGGCATAAGAATAGTCACGGTCCTGACGGGGAACGGCCTCAAGGATCCGGACGCCCTTCTATCCAGAATCTCTCCGATCGAGCCGGTGAAGGCCCAATGGTCCGTCCTGGAGGAGATCTTCAGGTCATGA
- the surE gene encoding 5'/3'-nucleotidase SurE, producing MRLFVTNDDGVYAPGIAALAKALKAGGHLATVVAPDRERSSVGHAITLTRPLRVWSVVSDLYPHDLDVHACDGTPSDCVVLGVDEISSGTDIVISGINNGPNLGDDITYSGTVSAAMEGSIMGYPSVAVSLNCSRGDEELHYDAAAAVVVRLVDWLSHNPMTDDIVLNVNVPNLPLTMMKGLKVTHKGVRVYADKVTKLQDPFGRTYYWVAGKPEDDLVEGSDVWAVAHGYVSITPIHMDMTHYGTLDTLRSGGLEKTRISED from the coding sequence ATGAGATTATTCGTTACCAACGATGACGGAGTGTACGCTCCTGGAATAGCGGCTCTGGCCAAGGCCCTTAAAGCCGGAGGTCACCTTGCGACAGTGGTGGCTCCCGATAGAGAGAGAAGTTCCGTAGGTCATGCCATAACCCTGACCAGACCATTAAGGGTCTGGTCTGTGGTCAGCGATCTTTACCCCCATGATCTAGACGTCCACGCCTGCGACGGAACCCCCTCGGACTGCGTGGTACTGGGGGTGGACGAGATATCCTCCGGCACGGACATAGTCATATCCGGGATAAACAACGGTCCCAACCTGGGAGACGACATAACCTATTCCGGTACGGTCTCAGCCGCGATGGAGGGATCCATCATGGGGTACCCATCGGTGGCAGTGTCGCTGAACTGTTCTAGAGGAGACGAAGAGCTCCATTACGATGCTGCCGCGGCGGTAGTGGTCCGTCTGGTCGATTGGCTTTCCCACAACCCCATGACGGACGATATAGTTCTGAACGTAAACGTACCGAACCTGCCTCTGACCATGATGAAGGGATTGAAGGTTACCCATAAGGGAGTCAGGGTTTACGCCGATAAGGTCACCAAACTACAGGATCCCTTCGGACGCACCTACTATTGGGTGGCCGGTAAGCCGGAGGACGATCTGGTGGAGGGCAGCGACGTATGGGCGGTGGCTCACGGCTACGTCTCCATAACCCCGATACACATGGACATGACCCATTATGGCACCTTGGATACTCTAAGGTCCGGAGGTTTGGAAAAGACGAGGATTTCCGAGGATTGA
- the thrB gene encoding homoserine kinase, producing the protein MISVRVPATSANMGSGYDSIGLALGFYNVFKVKGFLERGIYKIEVLGEGAGEAEKPEENGFVLAYEATCRRWGIAPPGLDLLSLNAIPFCRGLGSSSSAIVGGVMVANELRDEPLSKEELLPLMVELEGHPDNVVPCCLGGFVVSCWLDGDLRYVRLPCGEEEMTAVVAVPDVRVPTSQARAALPKYVPMEDAVFNLGRSALLAASWATGKWENLSWAVGDRIHQPFRSKLFPGGEKILETLREIPGCDGVAISGSGPTMVAFTRWSPEKLARPMCRIFAEAGVHSRFFVLDVDRYGASVETTSDFKTL; encoded by the coding sequence ATGATATCCGTAAGGGTCCCAGCCACCAGCGCCAACATGGGGTCGGGGTACGACTCCATCGGCTTGGCACTGGGGTTTTACAACGTTTTCAAGGTCAAAGGATTTCTTGAAAGAGGAATCTACAAAATAGAGGTCTTGGGCGAAGGGGCTGGCGAGGCGGAAAAACCGGAGGAAAACGGATTCGTCCTGGCCTACGAGGCCACCTGTCGGAGATGGGGAATAGCCCCCCCCGGGCTGGATCTGCTGAGCCTCAACGCGATCCCGTTTTGTCGAGGGTTGGGAAGCTCCTCCTCCGCCATAGTCGGAGGAGTTATGGTGGCGAACGAGCTCAGAGACGAGCCCCTTTCCAAGGAAGAACTTCTGCCCCTCATGGTAGAGTTGGAGGGACACCCGGACAACGTGGTTCCCTGCTGTCTGGGCGGTTTCGTGGTCAGCTGCTGGCTCGATGGAGACCTGCGCTACGTAAGGCTCCCCTGCGGAGAGGAGGAGATGACCGCCGTGGTGGCCGTTCCCGACGTGAGGGTCCCTACCTCTCAGGCGAGAGCGGCTTTGCCTAAGTATGTCCCTATGGAAGACGCTGTTTTCAACCTGGGCCGTTCCGCTCTTTTAGCCGCTTCCTGGGCCACTGGAAAGTGGGAAAATCTCTCATGGGCGGTAGGGGACCGTATTCACCAGCCATTTCGGTCGAAGCTTTTTCCCGGAGGGGAAAAAATTCTCGAGACCTTGAGGGAAATTCCCGGATGCGACGGCGTGGCAATAAGCGGATCCGGCCCTACCATGGTGGCCTTCACCAGATGGTCTCCTGAAAAGCTCGCCAGGCCTATGTGCCGGATTTTTGCCGAGGCCGGAGTTCACTCCCGGTTTTTCGTATTGGACGTCGATCGTTACGGAGCATCGGTCGAAACGACGTCGGATTTCAAAACCCTTTGA
- a CDS encoding putative bifunctional diguanylate cyclase/phosphodiesterase, with product MAGVAKIVSLVRSLFEKAIKKAIPAETVNRKDRISLKRLFQTLPDGVVLLDPNEKVVDVNDAFLGIFRFSRKDLLGKKLDEMILPPDRVDEGLAINRRILEDKKVELEGTRLRGDGEIIKVMIFGCPIEVDRKLVGFYGIYRDVTKQAEVEAKVRRLAFRDELCDLPNRVSFVREGRFRVKRGEPFSILYIDLDRFKNVNDTLGHAIGDELLRCVADRISRALDPSSMVSRLGGDEFGVMIYSDDYCDAYSVGKSILDCMDGPFKLSERAHISIGASVGISVYPDHGITWEDLFGHADIAMYEAKKSGRKIVFFDDVMGVSFRERIGMERRLADSLARESGLSLAYQPKVDMSSGEVLGFEALCRWKDGEEDRSPELFIPAAEETGLIVDLGRWVMEKACRRGALWLKEGLRVPLAVNISAKQVQQDDFVLMVDRILEETGFPPELLELELTESTLMKDLDRSCSMLESLKELGVSLAIDDFGTGYSSLAYMARFDVDILKIDRSFMPGKEAPPLNEAIVKSVVALADARGLRVIAEGVETEEQRDLLLRIGCVSAQGFLYSRPVPEEAVADLFSRGFGSLQPSLR from the coding sequence ATGGCTGGAGTAGCGAAGATCGTCTCTCTCGTTCGTTCGCTTTTCGAGAAGGCGATAAAAAAGGCGATACCGGCCGAAACGGTAAACCGTAAGGACAGAATATCCCTGAAGAGACTCTTTCAGACCCTGCCGGACGGAGTGGTCCTGCTGGACCCGAACGAGAAAGTAGTGGACGTCAACGACGCCTTTCTCGGTATATTCCGTTTTTCAAGAAAAGACCTGCTGGGTAAAAAACTGGACGAGATGATTCTTCCCCCCGACAGGGTGGACGAGGGGCTGGCGATAAACCGAAGGATATTAGAAGATAAAAAAGTAGAGTTAGAGGGAACCCGCCTCAGAGGCGACGGAGAGATCATAAAGGTAATGATCTTCGGGTGCCCCATAGAGGTGGACCGAAAACTCGTCGGTTTCTACGGCATATATCGGGACGTCACGAAACAGGCCGAGGTTGAGGCGAAGGTCCGCCGTCTGGCCTTTCGAGATGAACTGTGCGACCTTCCCAACAGGGTGTCTTTCGTGAGGGAAGGCCGCTTCAGGGTAAAGAGGGGTGAGCCCTTCTCGATTCTTTACATCGATCTGGACCGGTTCAAAAACGTGAACGATACCTTAGGACACGCCATAGGCGACGAGTTGCTCCGTTGCGTGGCAGACCGCATCTCCAGGGCGCTCGATCCCTCCTCCATGGTATCCCGTCTTGGCGGCGACGAGTTCGGAGTCATGATATATTCCGACGATTACTGCGACGCCTACTCGGTGGGTAAATCGATATTGGACTGCATGGATGGGCCGTTCAAGCTTTCTGAAAGGGCCCATATATCCATAGGCGCCTCGGTGGGAATCTCCGTCTATCCTGATCACGGCATCACCTGGGAAGATCTTTTCGGCCATGCCGATATAGCCATGTACGAGGCTAAGAAATCGGGACGAAAGATAGTCTTCTTCGACGACGTAATGGGGGTCTCTTTTCGGGAGCGTATAGGCATGGAACGTCGCCTCGCCGACTCTCTTGCGAGAGAGTCGGGGCTGTCTCTGGCATATCAGCCAAAGGTGGACATGTCCTCCGGAGAGGTCTTGGGGTTTGAGGCCCTCTGTCGTTGGAAAGACGGAGAGGAAGATCGCTCTCCCGAGCTTTTCATACCGGCCGCTGAGGAAACAGGCCTCATAGTTGATCTGGGACGATGGGTTATGGAGAAGGCCTGTCGTAGAGGGGCACTCTGGCTGAAGGAGGGACTTAGAGTTCCCCTGGCCGTTAATATATCGGCGAAACAGGTTCAACAGGACGACTTCGTCCTCATGGTAGACCGAATCCTGGAGGAAACGGGATTTCCTCCGGAACTTCTGGAGCTGGAGCTGACCGAGTCGACCCTGATGAAAGACCTGGACAGAAGCTGCAGTATGTTGGAGAGTCTGAAAGAACTGGGCGTCTCCCTCGCCATAGACGATTTCGGAACGGGATACTCGTCTCTCGCCTATATGGCCCGTTTCGACGTGGACATCCTCAAGATAGACCGATCCTTCATGCCTGGTAAAGAGGCTCCACCGTTGAACGAGGCTATAGTGAAGAGCGTCGTGGCCCTCGCCGATGCGAGAGGGCTTAGGGTGATAGCCGAAGGAGTGGAGACGGAGGAACAGAGAGATCTGCTCCTCCGCATAGGCTGTGTGTCGGCGCAGGGCTTTCTCTACAGCCGCCCCGTGCCGGAAGAGGCCGTAGCCGATCTGTTTTCTCGTGGCTTCGGTTCCCTTCAGCCCTCCTTAAGGTAG
- a CDS encoding aldo/keto reductase, with amino-acid sequence MILGRTGLSVTRSGFGALPVQRIPLEDAAELLREAFEKGINYFDTARAYTDSEEKIGKALSDVRDSIVISTKSHATTPQELREHVETSLATMKTDYVDILQFHNPKKVFLPGGEDGMYDALAELKEEGKVRFIGYTNHSLDRAMEAVRSGYYDTVQFPLNHLSAQRDVELVEECSKRNVGFIAMKGMSGGLITDARLSFAFLRQFDNVVPIWGMQKKSELEQFLELEAAPPSLEELQDLIDEDRKALSGDFCRSCGYCLPCPAGIDIPQAARMSLLLGRMPWQPFMSDEWRDKMEKIEDCIHCDHCKNHCPYGLDTPELLRKNLVFYREFYREKAGKKLP; translated from the coding sequence ATGATTTTAGGAAGGACAGGGCTTTCCGTCACCAGAAGCGGCTTCGGCGCTCTTCCGGTACAGAGGATTCCGCTTGAGGATGCGGCAGAGCTGTTGAGGGAGGCGTTCGAGAAGGGGATCAACTACTTCGACACCGCCAGGGCCTACACGGACAGCGAGGAAAAGATCGGAAAGGCGTTGTCGGACGTTCGAGACAGCATCGTTATATCCACCAAAAGCCACGCCACGACGCCCCAGGAGCTCAGGGAGCACGTGGAGACCAGTCTGGCGACGATGAAGACCGACTACGTGGACATACTGCAGTTTCACAATCCGAAGAAGGTTTTTCTGCCCGGCGGAGAGGACGGCATGTACGACGCCCTGGCGGAGCTGAAAGAAGAGGGAAAGGTTCGTTTCATAGGCTACACCAACCACAGCCTGGACAGGGCGATGGAGGCGGTTCGCTCGGGATATTACGACACGGTACAGTTTCCCCTGAACCATCTGTCGGCCCAGAGGGACGTGGAGCTGGTGGAGGAATGCTCGAAAAGGAACGTCGGGTTCATCGCCATGAAGGGTATGTCCGGCGGGCTTATCACCGACGCCAGATTATCCTTCGCCTTTTTGAGACAGTTCGATAACGTGGTACCCATATGGGGAATGCAGAAAAAGTCGGAGCTGGAACAGTTTCTCGAGCTGGAAGCGGCTCCTCCGTCGCTGGAGGAGCTCCAGGATCTCATAGACGAGGACAGAAAGGCACTTTCCGGCGATTTCTGCCGTTCATGCGGCTATTGTCTGCCCTGCCCCGCCGGAATAGACATTCCTCAGGCGGCCAGGATGTCACTTCTGTTGGGCAGGATGCCCTGGCAGCCCTTCATGTCCGACGAGTGGCGTGACAAGATGGAAAAGATAGAGGACTGCATACACTGCGATCACTGTAAGAACCATTGTCCTTACGGCCTGGATACCCCGGAGCTGCTCAGGAAAAACCTCGTCTTCTACAGAGAGTTCTACAGGGAAAAAGCCGGCAAGAAACTACCTTAA